In Janthinobacterium sp. J1-1, a single genomic region encodes these proteins:
- a CDS encoding DNA starvation/stationary phase protection protein has protein sequence MSNSPDILQDFGSLANVRIGLSAEVRAQGVHALNRLLAHTMAIRDAYKKAHWQTSGATFHQLHLLFDKHYGEQVLIMDAIAERVQTLGGVTFALAQDVVDESSIARAPRGRESALAQLSRLLDAHETILLEARPLARAAADMGDDGSNDLIVSQVVRSNELQSWFIGEHLAAQSGK, from the coding sequence ATGAGCAACTCTCCTGACATCCTGCAAGACTTCGGTTCCCTGGCCAATGTACGCATCGGCCTGTCGGCCGAAGTACGCGCGCAAGGCGTACACGCGCTGAACCGCCTGCTGGCCCACACCATGGCGATCCGCGACGCCTATAAAAAGGCCCACTGGCAGACTTCCGGCGCCACCTTCCACCAGTTGCACCTGCTGTTCGACAAGCACTATGGCGAACAAGTGCTGATCATGGACGCCATCGCCGAGCGCGTGCAGACCCTGGGCGGCGTCACTTTCGCGTTGGCGCAGGACGTGGTCGACGAGTCGTCGATCGCGCGCGCCCCGCGCGGCCGCGAATCGGCGTTGGCGCAGCTGTCGCGCCTGCTCGACGCGCATGAAACCATCCTGCTCGAAGCGCGTCCGCTGGCGCGCGCCGCCGCCGACATGGGCGACGACGGCAGCAACGACCTGATCGTCAGCCAGGTGGTGCGCAGCAACGAGCTGCAAAGCTGGTTTATCGGCGAACACCTGGCGGCGCAAAGCGGCAAATAA
- a CDS encoding MBL fold metallo-hydrolase yields the protein MKRMTSIPSLLLAGAMLLPLALPATSVYAAAPQQHTQAPGWYRMVLGEFEITALSDGTHAFPIDTVMRGITPDQIRHGLVDADLAAPVQGSINAFLVNTGKKLVLIDAGAGVLYGNCCGRLLDNLRAAGYQPEQIDEVLLTHLHKDHAGGIVANGKMAFPNATVRLSQQEADYWLDPASKAKGPAFLATFYDAAVASTAPYIAAKRFRPYSSYGELTPGITAMPAPGHTPGHAMYMVQSGKQQLLVWGDIIHMAALQLPHPEATVQYDSEQVLARSTRAALLGKLGKDHVLVGAAHIAFPGLGHLRQDGKRYTWLPVNYDGLPPAP from the coding sequence ATGAAACGCATGACAAGCATCCCCTCCTTGTTACTGGCCGGCGCCATGCTGCTGCCATTGGCCCTGCCCGCCACCAGCGTGTACGCGGCCGCGCCGCAGCAGCACACGCAGGCACCGGGCTGGTACCGCATGGTGCTGGGCGAGTTTGAAATCACGGCCCTGTCCGACGGCACGCATGCGTTCCCGATCGACACGGTAATGCGCGGCATCACGCCGGACCAGATACGACACGGCCTGGTTGACGCCGACCTGGCGGCGCCGGTGCAGGGTTCGATCAACGCCTTTTTGGTCAATACGGGCAAGAAGCTGGTGCTGATCGACGCCGGCGCCGGCGTGCTGTACGGTAATTGCTGCGGCCGTTTGCTGGACAATCTGCGCGCCGCCGGCTACCAGCCCGAACAAATCGACGAAGTGCTGCTGACGCATTTGCACAAGGACCATGCCGGCGGGATTGTCGCCAACGGCAAGATGGCGTTTCCGAACGCCACCGTGCGCCTGTCGCAGCAGGAAGCCGATTACTGGCTGGACCCGGCCAGCAAGGCGAAGGGGCCGGCATTTCTCGCCACCTTTTATGACGCCGCCGTGGCCAGCACGGCGCCGTATATCGCGGCCAAACGATTCCGTCCTTATTCCAGCTATGGCGAACTGACACCCGGCATCACCGCCATGCCCGCGCCCGGCCATACACCCGGCCACGCCATGTATATGGTGCAAAGCGGCAAGCAGCAATTGCTGGTGTGGGGCGACATCATCCATATGGCGGCGCTGCAGCTGCCGCACCCGGAAGCCACGGTGCAGTACGACAGCGAGCAGGTCCTGGCGCGCAGCACGCGCGCGGCGCTGTTAGGCAAGCTCGGCAAGGACCACGTGCTGGTCGGCGCCGCGCATATCGCCTTTCCCGGCCTCGGCCATCTGCGCCAGGACGGCAAGCGCTATACATGGCTGCCGGTCAACTACGACGGCTTGCCGCCAGCACCTTGA
- a CDS encoding intradiol ring-cleavage dioxygenase — protein MGADVNPRLRQVMGALVRHLHAAVKEVEPTHEEWLAAIQFLTETGQMCSDWRQEYILLSDVLGVSMLVDAINHRRPSAATPNTILGPFYIANAPHYPLGENICQDGKGQPMVVLGRVAGLDGEPAAGATLEVWQTNDDGFYDVQQKGIQPEHNLRGVFTSDADGNYWFKSVKPRHYPIPDDGPVGKLLASLGRHPNRAAHLHFIVTAPGYAPVITHIFTPDCPYLAQDTVFGVKRELVADFVQVDDAAQAEKFGTTAPFWRVDWNFTLAPQQP, from the coding sequence ATGGGCGCCGACGTCAACCCACGGCTGCGCCAGGTCATGGGCGCCCTGGTGCGCCACCTGCACGCCGCCGTCAAGGAAGTCGAACCCACGCACGAGGAATGGCTGGCGGCCATCCAGTTCCTGACGGAGACGGGCCAGATGTGCTCGGACTGGCGCCAGGAATACATCCTGCTGTCGGACGTGCTGGGCGTGTCGATGCTGGTCGACGCCATCAACCACCGCCGCCCCAGCGCCGCCACGCCGAACACCATCCTCGGACCGTTCTATATCGCCAACGCCCCCCATTACCCGCTGGGAGAAAATATCTGCCAGGACGGCAAGGGCCAGCCCATGGTGGTGCTGGGCCGCGTCGCGGGACTCGATGGCGAGCCGGCGGCCGGCGCCACGCTGGAAGTGTGGCAGACCAATGACGACGGCTTTTACGACGTGCAGCAAAAGGGCATCCAGCCCGAACACAATCTGCGCGGCGTGTTCACCAGCGACGCGGACGGCAATTACTGGTTCAAATCGGTCAAGCCGCGCCACTATCCGATCCCGGACGATGGCCCCGTCGGCAAGCTGCTGGCCAGCCTGGGGCGCCATCCGAACCGCGCCGCCCATCTGCACTTCATCGTCACGGCGCCCGGCTACGCGCCCGTCATCACGCATATCTTCACGCCCGACTGCCCCTACCTGGCGCAGGACACGGTGTTCGGCGTCAAGCGCGAGCTGGTGGCCGACTTCGTGCAGGTCGACGACGCGGCGCAAGCGGAAAAATTTGGCACCACGGCGCCGTTCTGGCGCGTCGACTGGAACTTCACGCTGGCGCCCCAGCAACCTTGA
- a CDS encoding LysR family transcriptional regulator, translating to MNQLREIELFVGVADLGSISKAAEHLEISISAASRHLIALEERLGVQLVKRTTRRLYLTEAGVKFHQQCKTILDSLREAENMVTATATKPTGTLRVTASLSFCLLHIAPLLPEFNRQYPDIQVEVIAANRYYDIIENGVDIAIRTRQVEADSNITIRRLAETRRILAAAPGYIEQHGMPILPPDLHRHKVLNYALAASPRELPLKRGNEKIVTKIRPLLESNDGQILRHAALAGMGILVQPKYIVYDDLVAGRLVPVLDDWDLPRLTINIAFQTRAHMPAKDRVFIDALVERFRKNDYERLWIA from the coding sequence ATGAATCAATTACGGGAAATCGAGTTGTTTGTCGGCGTGGCCGACCTGGGCAGCATCAGCAAGGCGGCCGAGCACCTGGAAATCTCCATTTCGGCCGCCAGCCGCCACCTGATCGCGCTGGAAGAGCGCCTGGGCGTGCAGCTGGTCAAGCGCACCACGCGCCGGCTGTACCTGACCGAGGCGGGCGTCAAGTTCCACCAGCAGTGCAAGACCATACTCGACAGCCTGCGCGAAGCGGAGAACATGGTGACGGCCACCGCCACCAAGCCCACCGGCACCTTGCGCGTCACCGCCTCGCTGTCGTTCTGCCTGCTGCATATTGCGCCGCTGCTGCCCGAATTTAACCGGCAGTATCCCGACATACAGGTGGAAGTGATCGCCGCCAACCGCTATTACGACATCATCGAGAACGGCGTCGATATCGCCATCCGCACGCGCCAGGTGGAAGCGGACAGCAATATCACCATCCGCCGCCTGGCCGAAACGCGCCGCATCCTGGCGGCGGCGCCAGGTTATATCGAGCAGCATGGCATGCCGATCTTGCCGCCCGACCTGCACCGCCACAAGGTGCTGAACTATGCGCTGGCGGCCAGTCCGCGTGAACTGCCGCTCAAACGGGGCAATGAAAAGATCGTCACGAAGATCCGCCCGCTGCTCGAATCGAACGACGGCCAGATACTGCGTCATGCGGCGCTTGCCGGCATGGGCATTCTGGTGCAGCCGAAATACATCGTGTATGACGACCTGGTGGCGGGGCGCCTGGTGCCGGTGCTGGACGACTGGGACTTGCCGCGCCTGACCATCAATATCGCCTTCCAGACGCGGGCCCATATGCCGGCCAAGGACCGGGTCTTTATCGATGCGCTGGTGGAGCGGTTCAGGAAGAATGATTACGAAAGGCTGTGGATTGCCTGA